From Triticum urartu cultivar G1812 chromosome 2, Tu2.1, whole genome shotgun sequence, a single genomic window includes:
- the LOC125533667 gene encoding protein NRT1/ PTR FAMILY 4.6-like, whose amino-acid sequence MALVGFVDWRGNAIRKEVHGGVRAAWFLYVLTVVTNVVIIPNLLNLVTYLHGTMHMGVSASATTTTNFFGATSGFAMIAAFLSDSYITRFRTMLLFGPFMFLGYGLLALQAYLPSLRPPACNIEAELNSCEVVHGWNATLLYTALYMTAFGDGFIRVCLPSLGADQFDHEDPSESRQQSSFFNWYTFGISFGGFVGLILIVWLENYKGWDIGLGVCAILILLGLLIVAAGFPFYRNQVPQGSPLTRILQVLVVAFRNRKLELPEKLEEAQESCTGTRACSVDALAPTNSLKLLDKACINRGQSGAWSVCSLRKVEETKIIIRVLPLFVSSMIGYISNVILFTFTVQQGTMTNTRLGKIHVSPATLFIIPIIFQMLMLAVYDQFLVPFLRRRTGYVGGVTHLQRIGIGFVTMLLASIIAAIVEKKRKEAVVQMSLFWLAPQFFLLGVADVTSFTGLLEFFNSEAPRGMKSIATALFWCALGLASLLATTLVEIVNKATRHGHQGGWLEGTSLNNSRLDLFYWVVAVVGLLGLCNYLYWAKKYVYQHNPRIVETSVDQDSP is encoded by the exons ATGGCACTTGTAGGTTTCGTGGATTGGAGGGGAAACGCCATCAGGAAAGAGGTGCATGGTGGAGTCAGAGCAGCATGGTTCTTGTACG TTCTGACTGTGGTAACCAACGTGGTTATTATCCCAAACCTGCTGAATCTGGTTACTTATCTTCATGGAACAATGCATATGGGGGTCTCGGCCTCTGCAACTACAaccactaatttttttggtgCCACATCCGGGTTTGCAATGATAGCAGCTTTCCTCTCCGACTCCTACATTACTCGCTTTAGAACAATGCTCCTCTTTGGTCCATTTATGTTTCTG GGTTACGGATTGCTCGCACTGCAAGCCTACCTTCCTTCACTCCGTCCACCAGCTTGCAACATTGAAGCAGAGCTAAACAGTTGTGAAGTGGTCCATGGATGGAATGCTACCTTATTGTACACAGCCTTGTATATGACTGCATTTGGTGATGGTTTTATCCGTGTTTGCTTGCCATCCCTCGGAGCAGACCAATTTGACCATGAAGATCCCTCTGAGTCCCGCCAACAGTCCAGCTTCTTTAACTGGTATACCTTCGGAATCTCCTTTGGAGGTTTTGTAGGGCTGATTCTCATAGTGTGGCTCGAGAACTACAAAGGGTGGGATATCGGACTTGGGGTGTGTGCCATCCTAATTCTGCTAGGATTGCTCATAGTTGCTGCCGGTTTCCCCTTCTACCGCAACCAAGTACCACAAGGAAGTCCTCTAACTCGAATACTGCAG GTTCTTGTGGTTGCATTCAGGAACAGGAAACTTGAACTTCCTGAAAAACTGGAGGAAGCGCAGGAAAGCTGCACTGGGACAAGGGCATGTTCTGTTGATGCACTCGCTCCAACAAATAGTCTGAA ATTACTCGACAAAGCTTGCATCAACCGTGGCCAAAGTGGAGCCTGGTCAGTTTGCAGTCTGAGAAAGGTGGAGGAGACAAAGATTATCATCCGTGTGCTTCCTCTCTTCGTCAGCTCCATGATCGGATATATATCGAACGTTATCCTCTTCACATTCACTGTGCAGCAAGGCACCATGACGAACACAAGGCTGGGCAAGATCCATGTTTCCCCCGCGACACTCTTTATCATCCCTATCATATTCCAGATGCTAATGCTTGCTGTCTATGACCAGTTCCTTGTGCCATTCTTGCGTAGACGCACAGGCTATGTCGGTGGTGTCACTCATTTGCAACGCATTGGTATAGGCTTCGTCACCATGCTACTTGCGTCAATCATTGCAGCAATTGTTGAGAAGAAGAGAAAGGAAGCTGTGGTGCAGATGTCCCTCTTCTGGCTTGCACCTCAGTTCTTCCTTCTTGGTGTGGCAGATGTGACATCATTCACCGGGCTCCTTGAGTTCTTCAACAGCGAGGCACCACGCGGCATGAAGTCTATTGCCACAGCGTTGTTCTGGTGTGCTCTGGGGCTCGCGTCCTTGCTGGCCACAACGCTGGTGGAAATTGTGAACAAGGCCACAAGGCATGGGCACCAGGGAGGCTGGCTCGAGGGTACAAGCTTGAACAACAGCCGTCTTGACCTGTTCTACTGGGTTGTGGCTGTTGTGGGATTGCTTGGCTTATGCAACTACCTGTACTGGGCCAAGAAGTATGTGTACCAGCACAATCCACGCATCGTTGAGACATCGGTTGATCAGGATTCACCTTGA
- the LOC125538845 gene encoding protein NRT1/ PTR FAMILY 8.3-like: MNFIAGAYIQRTTAIFVFSPLAVLGYMLLALQAYLPSLHPLDCEINKEPNNCESAKGWSLTLLYLSLLMFAIGEGCMRACIPLLGGDQFSNDDPKETHLKSTFLSWIKFANSVGALMGLVFLVWIENNLGWALGFMISALIVLVGLFVAASGLPFYRTQKPNGSPLKGILQVLVTSSKKRQVATIDVIELQEIGAADSVDGEGKSESKSTGTTQVEELTKAITRMLPIFISCLLIYLPFTLLMTLTIQVGSTMDKGIGVIQIPSASLIAIPTAFHMLMQPCYRQILTPLLKRFTGHTHGITPLQSIGAGSVCGVAAACLAALVETRRLTVAEQHGLTLTGAGVPMSVFWLVLQFFLLSIMDAASFSGLIEFIKSESSPEMKLIAPAMQSIVAGIAAWLACAFIQLANNASRHRDGGRGWLDGADFNRTRLDRFFLLLAGFEFVALINYAFWARRYAKKQRSSGV; the protein is encoded by the exons ATGAACTTTATCGCTGGCGCATATATCCAGCGAACCACTGCTATATTTGTATTCAGTCCCCTTGCAGTCCTG GGCTATATGTTGCTAGCATTGCAGGCATACTTGCCTTCACTACATCCTCTGGATTGTGAGATAAACAAAGAACCAAACAACTGTGAGTCAGCTAAAGGTTGGAGCTTAACACTGCTCTACTTGAGCTTATTAATGTTTGCCATCGGAGAAGGCTGCATGCGTGCTTGCATACCATTGCTTGGTGGAGATCAGTTCAGCAATGATGATCCAAAAGAAACACATCTCAAGAGTACGTTCTTGAGCTGGATCAAGTTTGCAAACTCCGTTGGAGCACTCATGGGATTGGTATTCTTAGTCTGGATCGagaacaatttgggctgggccctTGGCTTTATGATATCTGCACTTATTGTACTTGTAGGGCTGTTTGTGGCAGCCAGTGGACTGCCTTTCTATAGAACACAGAAGCCTAATGGAAGTCCTCTAAAGGGAATATTGCAG GTTCTTGTCACTTCATCAAAGAAGAGGCAGGTTGCTACCATAGATGTTATCGAGCTGCAGGAGATAGGAGCGGCCGATAGTGTTGATGGGGAAGGCAAATCTGAGAGCAAGAGCACTGG CACCACTCAGGTCGAGGAGTTAACAAAGGCCATCACCCGAATGCTTCCAATCTTCATCAGCTGCTTGCTCATCTACCTGCCCTTCACGCTGCTAATGACACTAACGATACAAGTCGGCAGCACCATGGACAAAGGGATAGGCGTGATCCAGATACCTTCCGCCTCTCTAATTGCAATCCCAACAGCATTTCACATGCTTATGCAACCATGCTACAGGCAGATATTGACGCCACTGCTAAAAAGATTTACAGGCCACACACACGGAATCACCCCACTGCAGAGTATCGGTGCTGGCTCGGTGTGCGGGGTAGCAGCAGCATGCCTTGCGGCGTTAGTGGAAACAAGAAGGCTGACAGTCGCAGAACAGCACGGGCTAACATTGACAGGAGCAGGTGTCCCGATGTCCGTGTTCTGGTTGGTGCTGCAATTCTTCCTGCTAAGCATCATGGATGCAGCATCCTTCAGCGGACTGATTGAGTTCATAAAGAGCGAGTCATCTCCGGAAATGAAGCTGATAGCACCGGCCATGCAGTCCATCGTTGCTGGAATAGCAGCCTGGTTAGCATGTGCCTTCATACAGCTAGCGAACAATGCTTCACGGCACAGGGATGGCGGAAGAGGGTGGCTAGATGGAGCAGACTTCAACAGGACGCGCCTTGATCGTTTCTTCTTGTTGCTGGCAGGCTTTGAGTTTGTGGCACTCATCAACTATGCTTTCTGGGCGAGGAGATATGCCAAGAAGCAACGGAGCAGTGGTGTTTGA